The Phragmites australis chromosome 13, lpPhrAust1.1, whole genome shotgun sequence DNA window ttaactcatatcaacgaaaaagcttaacatgcaaacacatattttcttGTATAGGAAGTATCTtcagaggatctttaaaattaattttacttcattcagagttttattaatttctctatgatttttacaaagttcacaagtaaagtgaatatgttaagaaacaatattgtaattaactttttcatgttaattattattttttctaaataaagaatagtataaataaactaataaaaagtggtctcactaattttagaggtgtgatgggttagttatgaattaatctagtcgtaacatatttacacaatcttgtatgttacaataactaattcatgagttcatgtatttttaaaagacattggatcatgtaagaagactaacacaattagtttcatgatttttggattagcaaagagtaaactatgcatttaacttggtttaacaaatacattttctcatagaaaattttcaattttttatgagtatagatacttttatcatgtagatcatattgtaaggaaaccaacaaaatttgtttcacttgatttgaagctcagataaattagttattgattttacaagattgagtcaatttttggatttttttattgaacttcactgaaaatcgagaaaaccgctcgataaattgagaaaaccgagtggttaccgacAAAACCGAGTAGTTACCGATAATAcgaaaaaattgagaaaaccattcgataaatcaagaaaatcgctcggtaaccgatccgATTCGACCGATTACCAAAAGGTGATTCTGACAAATTTTtgattaaattttaaattttagactaaattttaaattttagcaaataaattttatctaaatttCTGACAAAATTTTgactaaattttaaattttagcaaataaattttattcaaatttcagTTTAATTTCGAGTAATTATCCTGATAACCACGAATTTTCGATAACCGCATGAGTAGGTAACCGACGGCGGGTAAGTTAAACCTTGGGTGTATGACGCAAGCTCTTACATGATCACGGAAATCTCACATACGCGGTGACGTCCATGTTCCTGCCAACGCAGCACAACATTCACATTATATAAAGAGAACTCGGGCAGCCCTGTCCTGACCGCCACAGTGAGCAGTCCCTACATCCAAGAAAATATCGCACCACACCGCCGGCCGGCAACTCCCAAGAACAGCGGCGAGCATCTCGCCTCGGCTGGCCATGGCTGCCGCTCCTGTGTCGGTCCCCCGCATGAAGCTGGGCTCGCAGGGGCTGGAGGTCTCCGCGCAGGGCCTCGGCTGCATGGGCATGTCCGCCTTCTACGGCCCGCCCAAGCCCGAGTCGGACATGATCGCGCTCATCCgccacgccgtcgccgccggcgtcACCTTCCTCGACACCTCCGACATATACGGCCCGCACACCAACGAGATCCTCCTCGGCAAGGTCGGCTCGAAATTTGGGCCTTTGTTGGTTTTTTTGGCTTTGCAACTTGCACTGAAGGAGTTCGATGTAATGCCCGTGAGCAGGCGCTGCAAGGCGGGGTGAGGGAGAAGGTGGATCTGGCCACAAAGTTCGGCATCTCGTTTGCTGACGGCAAACAGGAAATCCGCGGCGACCCGGCGTACGTGCGGGCCGCGTGCGAGGGCAGCCTCAAGCGGCTCGGCGTTGACTGCGTCGACCTATACTACCAGCACCGCATCGACAAGAGGGTGCCCATTGAGGTTACGGTTAGTGTCTGCTATCCATTTTTACTGCTTGAATTTTTCCCCCTGTTTTTATTCATTTCTTTTCGGACACTGCTCTGTGTTTGTTAAATGGGGATTGTGGATGCCACATACAAGGGAAGGTTGGTATTGAGGTTGAAATTCTAATTAGAGAGTGAAAATGATGTGGGGGCTGGTTTGTTGAGTGGTTGGTGTCTAAAATGACTATCTCCCTTTGTGAGCCTGCCAGATAATACCCTTTATTCCTATCCAGTCTGTACTATTACACTATCTCATATTGAAAAGGTATGAGTTCAGTGAGGGTACATTGCTCTGTTTTCTACTTGTCTTATAGAAATTTGCCTTGCTGCAGCTTATGCTTATGTGGTTGGACAGCCTCTTCAGACATTGGAGTTTGGATCCATGCAAGTAATTAGATCAAAAGGAGTTTTGGTGATATTGTCAAAAAGAATCAGACAAAGTAAAGGTTGTTTTGGATTCAAGGATTAGTTAAGTCGACTTGAGAAATGCTTGGCATTGATAAATCCTACGTTGACATTTGTATTTAGGGACTTCCTAGTTCTTTCGGAAGTCATGAATCATCTTTATTTATTGAGTGAATTTTGGAAAACTACAGATAGATTAGCAAAGAAGGCATGGTGGTCCATGATAAAATCTCTCTCTTTTATAATCTGTATGAAACTATTGATCTCAACCACCATCTTTAATTTaccaacaaagaaaaaaatgcataatgGATCCATCTTGTGAGATTTGGCAAGGACATAGACAGATATGTGGACCAAAAATAGATAAGGAGAGGTCTAAAAATTAGTAGAGTAAAAAGGATCTAGTGTAGAAGACAACTTCTGTTACCAGTAACTTTTAGGAGCTCATATGAGGTACCATAGCATACACCAGCAATTGGGTCAATGATATCATACGATGTTGAACCATGCACGTTACTGTTATTTGCAAATGAATTATGTTCCTACTGCCCCTTCTGTGCCATGAACTTATCAGATTACTGAGTTTACTTCTGCATTGCAGATTAGTGAACTCAAGAAGCTGGTTGAAGAAGGAAAGATAAAGTACATCGGATTATCTGAAGCATCTGCATCAACAATCAGAAGAGCTCATGCAGTCCATCCTATAACTGCAGTTCAGCTCGAGTGGTCATTATGGTCCAGAGATGTGGAAGAAGATATAATTCCTACTTGCAGGTATTTGACAAACACAACACTTATTCAGTCAAAAACTACGAAGcttaattttttgaattatcTCGTTGCTGTGACAATTTCAGAGAACTTGGAATTGGAATTGTGGCTTACAGTCCACTAGGAAGAGGGTTCTTCTCCAGTGGGCCAAAACTTGTTGATTCACTATCAGAGCAGGACTTCCGCAAGGTGAATTCTCATGACTACTACCTATACAATTTTGCTTGTATTTTGTAGAGTTAATTCATCATTATCCTTTTGTTCTAAAACTGTGTAGTACTTGGAGGCATTTAGTTATGGAAGAAGTATCCTGCTAAACTCCTGCATTGTAAACATGGCCTaaatatgcttttttttttgccatttcATTGATCGTAGAGACCCTTTTTGATTATGGTCATCTATTTGCTGTATATAATGATCTCATCCATCTATTCCAAGAGAAAGGAGATTTATTGGAGTATGCTAATCTATTTATGGTATATAATGGTCTCATCCCTGATCCATCTATTCTGAGAACAGGAGTTACAAATACGATCAATTACTTCTTGTTACAAATACGATCAATTACTTCTTTTAACGAGAACTTCTTACTTCTGCAGAATATCCCTAGATTTCAACCAGAGAATCTTAACAAGAATGCCCAGATATTTGAGCGTGTTAACGCAATGGCAACAAGAAAAGGATGCACACCATCACAACTTGCATTGGCTTGGGTTCACCATCAGGGAAACGACGTTTGCCCCATACCTGGCACAACAAAAATTGAGAATTTCAACCAGAATGTGGGAGCACTGTCTGTGAAGCTCACACCAGATGAGATGACCGAACTAGAGTCGTACGCTGCTGCAGGTGACGTCCAGGGAGACAGATATCCTCAAATGTTCAGCACCTGGAAGGATTCTGAGACCCCTCCAttgtcgtcttggaaatccgaATTGTTGGACAGCAGAAGACGCTGAGGTCTACGCTGCAAGAGCGTCCATGAGATGTGCTCGTGTTGTTGGAAATGACAATGTGTGTTAGTGTGAATTATATTCCTCGTTGCTTCTGTGTGCGCTTAAAAGTTAAAACCACAGGTGCGATCAATAAGCTTGTGCACTGTATGATGAGTACTCAGCATAGTAGTAAATAAAGTTTTCAAATATACGAAAGTGTGAGAGTAAGACATTATTTGGCTGAAACTGGGTAACGATCTTGTATACTTTATTTTAAACATTTTGTAAAATTTGGGTGTCAATGGCACCGAATGTGCTTGGGGGCCCTTGGAGAAAATTCTAATGCGGGCACAGTATACCCCAAGAAACGAAAAGCTCTTACCTTCCCATGGTagtgtcaaaacttagttcttTTGGTTTTGAGGGAAGTTTCTTCCttaaaagaaaattagaagaaaacaACGACTTTACTAGATCACCATGTTTTGATGTGCAATAGCAATTTCAGGTACATCAAAACCGCAACATGAAGCTAGCATCTGAACTTCTCGATTGAAGCCATGTGAATACATGCACTTTGGAGAGCCGGGGAACTTTGTCCTAGGAGATATGGTATTAAAAGTTCAGTGCTTTAAGctacaaaaaaataataatttatgcGTGTAAGCGGACACTCCAAACAATAGGTTGTCGGAGTAAAATGGACCTTTTTCTCTTTAGCTAAAATGTTGAATGTAGAAAGAATATTACTAGTTTGAACAAAGTTCAGTGCTTTAAGCTACCAAAAAAAATGCGTGTAAGCGGACACTCCAAAAAATAGGTTGTCGGAGTAAAATGGACCTTTTTCTCTTTAGCTAAAATGTTGAATGTAGAAAGAATATTACTAGTTTAATCATAATGGTAGTAAAAGGATATTCTGAGTGGTTCATGATTGTGGTTCTACAACCTTATTTATAGTTAAAGAAGAGGGCATCTTTTTATATAGCATTAAGGTACAAATGGCAAATGTTTCTTAAGGTCAGCACTGCTACGAAGAAAACTGTAGGACAAGCGATTAAGAGAATGATAGCCTTCATGAATCACCCAAGGGTGGTATTGGTCATTTACAACTAACACAAAAAATACATCAATCCATACCATCAAAAGGTCAGATTTTAGGACCAGCTCCACGAGGCCTAGGAGTCTTCTTCATTCACTACCCCAACTCAACACATTGTCACTCTCACCATAGCCCAGGCCTTGGATGCAACCAGCGCACTCTCACGCGGAAACACATAGAGCATAGCTAGAGGATCGAGTCCACAGTGATTGGCAAAGCTTAAAAAATGCATATGTACGTTGCACTTAGAAGTT harbors:
- the LOC133887952 gene encoding probable aldo-keto reductase 2, which gives rise to MAAAPVSVPRMKLGSQGLEVSAQGLGCMGMSAFYGPPKPESDMIALIRHAVAAGVTFLDTSDIYGPHTNEILLGKALQGGVREKVDLATKFGISFADGKQEIRGDPAYVRAACEGSLKRLGVDCVDLYYQHRIDKRVPIEVTISELKKLVEEGKIKYIGLSEASASTIRRAHAVHPITAVQLEWSLWSRDVEEDIIPTCRELGIGIVAYSPLGRGFFSSGPKLVDSLSEQDFRKNIPRFQPENLNKNAQIFERVNAMATRKGCTPSQLALAWVHHQGNDVCPIPGTTKIENFNQNVGALSVKLTPDEMTELESYAAAGDVQGDRYPQMFSTWKDSETPPLSSWKSELLDSRRR